A section of the Gottschalkia purinilytica genome encodes:
- a CDS encoding RNA polymerase sigma factor: MKIRIQHENKSIYLEVPDEDFTLMIEADYGDRLSSAEDKETVTRRSPQEIMDERFNKPEYNNWHKFDRHRGMPKKPFRKDDQEVDETDHMDYFPDYSDETAREKKEEYEHICEIIRKALKEKQAELLIAIVLDGVSVTEYAEREGVSVSAISHRLDTAKKNFKKIYPKSSTFPSCHG, from the coding sequence ATGAAAATTAGAATTCAGCACGAAAACAAATCTATCTACCTAGAGGTACCAGACGAGGACTTCACCTTAATGATTGAGGCGGATTATGGGGACAGGCTATCTTCTGCAGAGGACAAAGAAACTGTGACCCGGCGCTCTCCACAGGAGATAATGGACGAACGTTTCAACAAGCCGGAATACAATAACTGGCACAAGTTTGACAGGCATAGAGGTATGCCAAAGAAACCATTCCGCAAGGATGACCAAGAGGTTGATGAAACCGACCATATGGACTACTTTCCTGACTACTCAGATGAAACGGCTCGAGAGAAAAAAGAAGAGTATGAGCATATCTGTGAAATTATTCGCAAGGCTCTCAAGGAAAAACAAGCAGAGCTACTGATAGCCATAGTCTTGGATGGTGTTTCGGTAACGGAGTATGCAGAACGTGAGGGAGTAAGTGTAAGTGCCATTTCCCACCGTTTAGATACAGCTAAAAAGAATTTCAAAAAAATCTATCCCAAATCCTCAACTTTCCCCTCTTGCCATGGCTAA
- a CDS encoding helix-turn-helix domain-containing protein, which yields MSISYKKLWKLLIDRDMKKKDLREAAGISTASMAKLGKNENVNTEILLKVCKALNCDISDIMEIVNDDD from the coding sequence ATGTCCATAAGTTATAAAAAACTATGGAAGCTTCTTATTGATAGAGACATGAAAAAGAAGGATTTGAGAGAAGCAGCTGGTATCAGTACAGCCTCGATGGCTAAACTGGGTAAAAACGAAAATGTTAATACTGAAATCTTATTAAAAGTATGTAAGGCTCTTAATTGCGACATTTCAGATATTATGGAAATTGTGAACGACGATGACTAA
- a CDS encoding helix-turn-helix domain-containing protein, with amino-acid sequence MASNRSFKDYVADRFYNEVFAAIQSYTTDNYDDLDLRLYRVRNIGGIELSDIEVKFVSVNDLPDMKIEFDIVVEAELEVRESDYHYDESENCRQWFMLKCTGDLDCNLDDFTISSVTEYTSKNKQPKPMSDSLVPIIYKEQLESVATDFLRRHYPEALKTPMAIEPQVLAEKMGLTVEMREITKDFSVFGQLYFHDCDAVFYDEDSDEMVQTHVDARTIIVDPKAFFLRNLGSVNNTIVHECVHWDQHRKAFELERLYNNSLTRIKCQVVGGIKDNSRDATDWMEWQANALTPKIQMPLAMFKTQAFKYIKQFRTELGTSELIDVMEPVIDALATFFCVSRTAAKIRMIDAGYEEAIGTFTYIDGRYVKPHRFKKGALEKNQTFSIGAEDAAIQGLTNPTLSALVRDGSYQYVDAHFVLNHPKYVTQDIFGETVLTDYARNHMDECCLIFDLSIKSGCKERYHSECFLNRDETSDIAFDIVYGRGYQHASPEKKAEMLAAKLMEENRIYGELPTNYHTSLKIVREWKDVTFKELAERTMVNERTIRRIVNGEEQGSLNSIILICLGLHLPPRISYHIINNSPFRLNFHNNNSHIWYDFALTYLYPQTMDEIRAFLLKQGADPL; translated from the coding sequence TTGGCAAGCAATCGTTCATTTAAAGACTATGTGGCAGATAGATTCTATAATGAAGTATTTGCTGCTATACAAAGTTACACCACGGACAACTACGATGATTTGGACTTAAGGCTATATAGGGTTCGAAATATTGGAGGCATAGAATTATCAGATATAGAGGTAAAGTTTGTATCTGTTAATGACTTGCCAGATATGAAAATAGAATTTGATATTGTTGTGGAAGCCGAATTAGAAGTCCGTGAGTCGGACTATCATTATGATGAATCGGAAAACTGTAGACAGTGGTTTATGCTGAAATGCACAGGTGATTTAGATTGCAATTTAGATGACTTTACAATCTCTAGTGTAACTGAGTATACCAGTAAAAATAAACAGCCAAAACCTATGTCGGACTCTCTTGTTCCTATCATCTATAAGGAGCAACTGGAATCTGTCGCTACAGACTTTCTTCGCAGACACTACCCAGAAGCACTAAAAACCCCAATGGCAATTGAACCACAAGTACTAGCAGAAAAAATGGGTCTTACAGTGGAAATGAGAGAAATTACAAAGGATTTCTCTGTTTTTGGACAGCTATACTTTCATGATTGTGATGCAGTATTCTATGATGAAGACAGTGATGAGATGGTACAGACCCATGTAGATGCCAGAACTATCATAGTTGATCCAAAAGCGTTCTTCCTACGTAATCTAGGATCGGTAAACAATACCATTGTCCATGAGTGTGTTCATTGGGATCAGCATAGAAAAGCATTTGAATTGGAGCGGCTCTATAACAACAGCCTAACACGAATTAAGTGTCAGGTAGTTGGTGGCATAAAGGACAATAGCAGAGATGCAACTGATTGGATGGAATGGCAGGCAAATGCTCTCACTCCAAAGATACAAATGCCTCTTGCAATGTTTAAAACCCAAGCGTTTAAGTATATTAAGCAATTTCGTACGGAGTTAGGAACATCTGAACTTATAGATGTAATGGAGCCAGTTATTGACGCTTTGGCTACGTTTTTCTGTGTTTCTCGAACCGCAGCAAAAATCCGAATGATTGATGCTGGGTATGAGGAAGCAATTGGAACTTTTACTTACATAGATGGTCGTTACGTCAAACCTCATAGGTTTAAGAAGGGTGCACTTGAAAAAAACCAGACATTTTCCATTGGTGCGGAAGATGCGGCAATTCAGGGACTTACCAACCCTACATTAAGTGCTCTTGTAAGGGATGGTAGTTACCAATATGTTGATGCACATTTTGTTTTAAACCATCCCAAGTATGTAACTCAGGATATATTTGGGGAGACCGTACTAACTGACTATGCACGTAACCATATGGATGAGTGCTGCTTGATATTTGATTTATCAATAAAGTCGGGATGTAAGGAACGATATCATAGTGAATGTTTCTTAAATAGGGATGAAACTTCAGATATCGCCTTTGATATAGTATATGGAAGAGGATATCAGCATGCTTCGCCAGAAAAAAAGGCAGAAATGCTGGCAGCAAAACTTATGGAAGAGAATCGTATATATGGTGAACTGCCAACTAACTATCATACTAGTCTGAAAATAGTGCGTGAGTGGAAAGATGTAACATTTAAAGAATTAGCGGAGAGAACGATGGTTAACGAACGCACTATAAGGCGAATCGTTAATGGTGAAGAACAAGGGTCATTAAATTCAATCATTTTAATTTGCCTTGGATTACATCTCCCACCTAGAATCAGCTATCATATAATTAACAACTCTCCTTTTCGGTTGAATTTTCATAATAACAATAGTCATATCTGGTATGATTTTGCTCTAACATACCTTTACCCCCAAACGATGGACGAAATACGAGCTTTCTTACTAAAGCAAGGTGCAGATCCATTATAA
- a CDS encoding rRNA biogenesis protein rrp5 yields the protein MSKIKLLLDVVSDMRSLADSIQAVADVMAGNEPVETKEPTTTVKEPEPNKKEITLEEVRAKLAEKSQAGLTAQVREIIQKYGGSKLSEVDPKHYADMLKDAEVLGNE from the coding sequence ATGAGCAAGATCAAGCTACTCCTTGATGTGGTTTCCGATATGCGCTCTTTGGCAGACAGCATACAAGCGGTTGCGGATGTAATGGCGGGCAATGAACCTGTCGAAACAAAAGAACCAACTACAACTGTAAAAGAGCCTGAACCAAATAAAAAGGAAATCACTCTAGAGGAAGTCAGAGCAAAACTCGCTGAAAAGAGTCAAGCCGGTCTTACTGCCCAAGTAAGAGAAATTATCCAAAAATACGGTGGCTCTAAATTAAGCGAAGTTGACCCGAAACATTATGCAGATATGTTAAAAGATGCGGAGGTACTTGGGAATGAGTGA